The Verrucomicrobiota bacterium genome segment GGTGACCAAGCGGGAGCCCAGCGAGTTTAACCAAGCCAAATTGACTAATCTGTGGAGCCCGGATCTGCCGGTGGATTCCGTGAGTGTCAAGGAAGCACAGGAATTTTGCCGCCAGCTTACCGCCCAAGAGCATCAACTCAAGCGGTTGCCAGAGAATGCGGAATATACGCTGCCTACCTTGAAGCAATGGCAAATTTTTGCGGATGAACCCTTCTATTGGGACAAGGAGAATGGCTTGGGGAGATTGCAGAGGGATAACGCGATTCGTGACATTGACGGCCAGCCGATGGATCACTCCAAGGCCAATGACAATAGTTATGGGCTGGCGTTCACCATGGGCAATCTCAAGGAATGGTGCAAAAGCGAAGCGGCATCCGGGCCAACATGGCATTTGGCAGGCGGCTGTTATACCAATGTCATGGATGTCTTCAGTGCTAAAAAAGTTGTGAGCGGCATTTTGAACGATTCTGCGAACATCGTAGCTCCCGAGACCAAGTCAACCGTTGGTGGATTTCGTTGTATCCTGATTGAAAAATGATTATTTTGGAGTAATGTTTTTGGTCGGCAGCAGCAGAACCCGAAGGCCAACTACGTTCGTGGCGACCGAGGTGCTCTCATACGACAATTCGAGAAAGGGGCTCGCGGGCGCGGCTTCATAACTGCAGCCGATTGCATAAGGCTGTCCGTCAACACAGTCCCATCGCCATTCGGAGACATTTCCGAGCACATCATATAAACCAAAACTATTTTCGCCTTTGCTGCCCACGGGTGAATATTGGGTCACCGGAGTTGCGCTCGTATTGCATACCACCAAATCCAATCGCACCGATGCTTTAGAGGGAAAATTGGGCCAAAGGTCACCCATAAATGCCCGCCACTGGTTAAACGTCGGCAAAGCATAGGACCAATCATCCGGAATCACCCCCGCCGTCCGATCCAAGGCGGTCAGGGCTTCACAAAATGCTTTGGCATCCGTCCAACTCACATTGCTGACCGGATAATCCCCGCGATCCTTCCATTTGCTTGGATTTTTGCCAGTGACTTTTTGATATTGTGCCTGGGTCACTTCACTCTGCCCGACATAAAAACCGGTTTCAGCATGGGCTGGTATGTATTTGTTTCCGGGCCAGTTTGCGCCACCGGGACCATTGGGAATCCAGCCCAGCCGGATGTCGGCGCTGTTTTGCCAGGATTTGAGCAGCTTGCTTTCGGAAAAAGCAGGCGCGGTCAAAACGTATGGCGGCTTATCCCAGCGACAACTCACACTGCTTGCGACACCATTGCGTTCAAATTTGTAGGTGAGGTTGACCGCGATGGGTTGGATGATTTCTGGCTGGGGCAAACTCAATTTATTGGTGCCGTTCAGCCAGAGCGAGACGCCGGATTGAGTGCTTTGCACGGCCACCTTCGCATACTGGAATTTGAAGGTCAGCTCATTGGTGCCCGACGATTTTACGTCGTAGGTCTGTTGCGCCTCCGGGAGTTCGTACTGCGGATGCTGGAACCGTAGCGCTCGGCGTCCCCAGCGCAGCTTGGCCAACTGTTTTACCGGCACCCATGCATTTTTCTCATCATCATAGACCTGACCGTTTGGTGGATCCGTCTCGATTGCTACCAGCACCTTGCGTTCAACCAGTTTGGGCAGCGTGATCGTTTGAGTCTGGCCCATGACGGCGGCGAATTGGTTGGTGATTCGCTCATAGCCATCCTGGCTGATTATCACGGGGAAAGAATTGCTGTCACCCACCACCAGCAAGGCCGTGCCATTGGTCACAACCCCATCGTTCAACTCCAATTGGATATTGGGCGATCCTGGTTCAAGCTTAATTTTGCCATGAAGGAATTTGATATTCCATGCGGCCGTTTCACCGGCTCGGCTGACCAGCGTCGTGGTTTGTTTTTTTGGTTTGGCCCCGGCGTACCAGCCTTGGTACTCTGCCTCCAGGGTTAGCGAACCCGCATTCCGTTGAAAGTTGGTCGGTGACCCACTCGCCAGGTAATACTGTGTGCCCTTGCCGTCATCAATGGTGACCGGGAAAAGATCACTGGAAAATTGCAGGAAACCAGCCATGGCCTTTAAACTGGCGCTCAAGTTTACCGTGCCGTTGTGCGGCAGGTTGGTGGTGATGGTTGTGGGATGATACCCATCCAATTTGTAATTGAGGTTTAGCAACCGATCCGATGGCCATGGCACATCCTTGATGGGCGTGGCACCCAACAAAAGGTCGCCAGCCATGGTCACTTCCGCACGCGGCGGCAAGCTGTCGATGTTGAGCGAGACAAACGGCAGATCTACTCGCAGCTTATCGCTGCTGCCGATGACGTAGTTCGTACTCCATTTGTCCCACTGTGCCCGGCCGTGCCGCAGCGAAACCTCGATGAGTACTTTCATCCCTTTTTTTTCCGCCGGGAAAGTCACCTCGGCAATGCCTCTGGTTGCCACTAAATCGTTCGTTAATACCACCTCACCCATTTTGATCTGGTAATCGAGTTGTTGCCAGTTCCCAGCCGTTTCCTTCGTGGGCTTGGGATACAACATCAGCGCAAGGTCGATGGGCTCGCCGGGGCCTGTGGTGGTCGTCACTCGATTCGTTAACTGAATATTCAGGGTATTGTTGGTGTCCGACACGATGTACGATAGGATATCTTTTGAACTATATGAATTCGTGTCTTGGGG includes the following:
- a CDS encoding SUMF1/EgtB/PvdO family nonheme iron enzyme; its protein translation is MRASQNFETVTKLWRDEHSLVARVRPAGSKGKATLTLKQYRLRKPSYFDAQDEATLTYSDEAFALECRKRIEVQKHAGKSSSHVARISESSEDGCENWYVTKFYPLSAAKILNANFRLTERAFIRLIRGATRGALDLKRSCNRSHGNLKPENILVSNYRLAKARVLVSDPAPGGAKDAQTLERKDLQALGRLMLSLVLRKPLTEEQATALFPEIRKQAAWGEVCGKNADAWATLCATLLDPKLDSRTFGLEQLWKKVQSLTPLPVGAIVKGIVSVAFLAGIAAVFLRPPLSPKNGVVNIVTKPEGANISVNGEKKGKVTSIALTNGTYSLQAEYPEYPGLGSILTNGFTVKAGETSHWEISFACVELLVKVIPTDALITMTDPRGTILKKNAAANGVFRSGYLKPNTAVDLSVEKNPQDTNSYSSKDILSYIVSDTNNTLNIQLTNRVTTTTGPGEPIDLALMLYPKPTKETAGNWQQLDYQIKMGEVVLTNDLVATRGIAEVTFPAEKKGMKVLIEVSLRHGRAQWDKWSTNYVIGSSDKLRVDLPFVSLNIDSLPPRAEVTMAGDLLLGATPIKDVPWPSDRLLNLNYKLDGYHPTTITTNLPHNGTVNLSASLKAMAGFLQFSSDLFPVTIDDGKGTQYYLASGSPTNFQRNAGSLTLEAEYQGWYAGAKPKKQTTTLVSRAGETAAWNIKFLHGKIKLEPGSPNIQLELNDGVVTNGTALLVVGDSNSFPVIISQDGYERITNQFAAVMGQTQTITLPKLVERKVLVAIETDPPNGQVYDDEKNAWVPVKQLAKLRWGRRALRFQHPQYELPEAQQTYDVKSSGTNELTFKFQYAKVAVQSTQSGVSLWLNGTNKLSLPQPEIIQPIAVNLTYKFERNGVASSVSCRWDKPPYVLTAPAFSESKLLKSWQNSADIRLGWIPNGPGGANWPGNKYIPAHAETGFYVGQSEVTQAQYQKVTGKNPSKWKDRGDYPVSNVSWTDAKAFCEALTALDRTAGVIPDDWSYALPTFNQWRAFMGDLWPNFPSKASVRLDLVVCNTSATPVTQYSPVGSKGENSFGLYDVLGNVSEWRWDCVDGQPYAIGCSYEAAPASPFLELSYESTSVATNVVGLRVLLLPTKNITPK